The Desulfovibrio sp. G11 region TGGGCGCGCAGCAGGTCAAAGAGGGGGCGGGCCGTGCCGGGCAGGTCGGGCAGCTCTATGGCGAACTGGAGGCCGCCAAGGCGCGCGCCGGTGATGTCGACCAGGGCCTTGAAAACATCGTGGTCTGAAATAATGCCCACCAGCTTGCCGCTGTCTTCCACCACGGGCAACCCGCCGATCTTGTTGTCGAGCATGATCAGGGCCGCCTGCTCTACCGTGTCGGAAGGTTTGACGGTCATGGGGTTGGCCGTCATAATGTTTTTGGCCTTGAGCTCGGCGAGCAGATAGTGCATTTCGTACATGTCGAGCGTGGTGGCCTTGGAGGGGGAGGCGTCACGCACGTCACGGTCAGAAATGATG contains the following coding sequences:
- a CDS encoding CBS and ACT domain-containing protein codes for the protein MPVQNWMTTDVVSVTPETSLLKVGKLMKDHHVRRLPVLDDKGRVVGIISDRDVRDASPSKATTLDMYEMHYLLAELKAKNIMTANPMTVKPSDTVEQAALIMLDNKIGGLPVVEDSGKLVGIISDHDVFKALVDITGARLGGLQFAIELPDLPGTARPLFDLLRAHNARLLSVLTVSNEDGNRHIFIRVRDLKNAAAENTLMEEVAKLGRVLYCIRQNA